The region TCATATCCTAACCGACGGCATGACCGTAAGCGGCGTACCGTTCTCGCCCTATTCGGATCGGCGCTTCCATTTATTCGGCGGACGCTTCAGAACCGGCGAACCGGTTGAATACGCCATATCAGCAGTAATAGTTATGATTTCAATCACACTCAATGCGATGATCGGAGATAGCTTCGCGCCGTACTTTTACGATTGGTCCGGGCTCTATGCCGAGGGCATGATTGACGCGAGCGAATGGAAAGCGAATCGGTTTAGGTTGATGTAAGAGCCAAACATAGATAAATACCGTCATTTATGGCCATCTCACCTGAAACTGAAGATCACCAAACAAGTGCAAAATTAACTTTTCAATTTAAGCGGTAATCATCAGTTTTTAAGCGGTGTTTTAAGGCTTAAAAGTGACATTTTGATCCAATATCCTTTTGACGCTGCGCATTATCACCTTTATGTTCAATAGGCCGTACAGGGACGATTTTATCTCAAAGTTAGGGATCAATTATAAGTTATTAATAATTGCTCTAGATAGTAAACCAGTTTACTATCTAGTTTTTATTGGAATAATGTAGCATATGATTATCGAAGAAAGCATTAAAGTAAACTCAACTCCAGAACACATATTTTCACTTTATAAAGATGTATCAAACTGGAAGGAATGGGACAAAGAAGTCAAAGCATCTAGTTTAATAGGTGCGTTTAAAAATGGAAGTTTTGGTAGCGTAACCCCATCTAAGGGCCCTAAATCGAAAATATATCTATCGGAAGTAGAAGAAAATAAAACTTTTACAGCGGAGAGTAAATTACCATTTTGTGTAATGTACTTTGAACATAACTTAACGGCAGTAGACAATGCCGTGTTGGTCACGCACCGAGTTAAGTTTAAAGGCCCCCTTAGATTTATTTTTGGCTATTTAATTGGCAAACCGATTAAGGTAGGGCTCCCTGTGACACTTAAAGGTCTGAAATATTCAGCGGAAAAATAAACCATGTTCAAAGTTGATAATCCCACTCACAGTATCGGGCTTCAGTTTTGGAATTTATACACCAAATGGAATGCTGAAATTACAATCAGCCTGAAGCCTTTAGGAATAACTCACACGCAATTTGTTATTCTAGCAGCCATTCTTTGGAGAGAAAAAACACACAATATTTCTTCTCAGTCAGAAATTTCAGCCTTAACAAGCATTGATAAAATGACTTTATCTAAGGCATTGATAAAATTAGTTGAAAAGAAGTTCATAGTGAAAAATAAAGCAGAAAATGATTCACGTATCTTTATTTTAACTTTAACTGAAATAGGCGCGGGCCTAACTAAACAAGCTATTTCTATTGTTGAAGACATAGATGAAAAAATTTTCGGATCATTAGGGGCTGAAAAGAAAGCGATATTTTTATCTTTAATCTTGGAACTAAAGAGTTTTAGCTCATAAATAGGGTCGATTATAAAGTAATACGGAGGCTAAAAAATTAAGTAGCCTCACTGCGCATAACGCATGTTATGTAAGATCAGATCGTGTAAATGGTTCGCTACGTGAAATCTAGCGAACTAACTCCCACCAAGAATAATTCTAGGCACGTAGCTAACGGCCATCAAACATCCCAATGAGATTTCCCGTTGTGACAACAGATAATTATTACCTAGTAATAATTATTACCATTACTTAAACCCGATCATCGTTATGCGCGTTATCACCTTTATGTTCAATAGGCCGCTCAGGGATGATTTTACCCCTAGATCTAAAAGCCTCTAATTAGGAGGCTGATTTATTAAGTTCTAATCTCAAAAACATGCAAGGTTTTGATTTTAAATAGAGCTCCTATATAATGAACATCATATTTTATCGAACACAGTTGGCTGAGAGTTTGGTTGTGCCATTCCAACTCAGGCATCTTGTGAGGAGTGCAATTATTGGAAATTTTTCGGACACTCGGTTGTGCTGAGTTTGAAGTAAAGTTTACTTTAATTGGTACTACACTCCGCTGGTGATGTTAGTACCATTGCCAAATCCATATCTAAGGGCGGCAATCCTTTATGTGGCGTCACGGGCCTGTGACGTTAAGCTCAGGTGTTTATTCTTCCTGAGCCGGCTCGGGGTTTATTATGGAGAGCAGTTATGTTCACCTTTAAAACTTCGGAACTTGAGGTTACTTTGGATATAGCAGGCATCATAAAAGCGTCAGCTTATTTGTTACTGTTATTACTGTAATCTTTGGCCGGGTGGCTTCGGCCACCCGCAACCTAAACATATCAACGAGAATTTTATTCACACATAGGATCATGCCGTGAGATATTACCTACTCCCAATTTTATTACTACTCCCTTTATATGCTCAGGCAGAAATACCATCTTTAGACTCTATGGCCTTCGCTGCTAAACATCAGATTAACTCTAACGCTTTTAAAAATGCGAAATACGTTCAAGGGAACACTTTTCCTCTAGGTAAGCACAAAACAGCTTACGAGCTATTTTACTCTGGTAAATACAAAGGCCGTTCTGCCGTTATGCAGATTAACTGTAAAGCAGTAAATAAAACTGGCGACATCGAATATTGCAAGCCTGTTGATATTAAATAATCTTACGCACGTTATGTAAGATTTGAGCAAGATTATAGTAATAATTCTAATTAGGTAATGTAGTTTATATGGATCCAATTTTATCAGGATTACTGGGCGTTCTTGTTGGTGCTATTCTTGGGCACAGATTATCTCTAGGTAGAGACAGAAGAAAAGAATTTAACCAAGCAACTGAATTATTGAGAAAAAATTCAATTATACAATTAGATTCAATGGAGGATGATTACATAGGAACTAAGCGGGTTACTGAAGATGAAATTCAAACTCTAAGATCGATTATTGGTGATAAAAGGTCTAAAAAAATAGCATATGCTTTCAAGCTTTATACTCAATCTCACAAAAACTATTCTCAATCTCAACCCCCTTCAAATCCGATAAATCCACAACCGATTAATATAAGTAAAATACCAGAATGTAAACTGGCATTAAAAAAATTAATCAAATCACTCGAACCTCTATAAAGATAATAGAGAATTTAAAAAGTGTAGTGGTATAGCTAGGCCAATACTACTGCGCATAACGCATTTTATGTAAGAGCGAGAACAAGATGATGGTTCGCTACGTGAAATCTAGCGAACTAACTCCCACCAAAAATAATTCCAGGCACGTAGCTTACGGCCATCAAGCATCAAGCATCAAAACAATAAAACATAGGTTTAACCCTATGCTTTTAAATCTCCATTTTGATGGATCATAATCCAATTTTAATTCATACGCGTTATCACTTTTATGTTCAATAAGCCGCATGTTGACGATTAAACCCTAAGAAAAACGTTCCTTACACGAGTAAGTAAATCACCGTGGGGATATGTAAACCTTGGATTGAAAAATAAAGGTCTCATAGAAAAATCTAATGCCTTACATTCGTTAGTATCCGAAGTTAGGCATTTTTTAAAAAACTGAATTATTTAGACTCATTTACCTTACTTCAGTAAAAGAACGGCTAATCCGAGCCCCTTGGTACATAGACTTAGCTAGCTGCGTTGCTTTATATTGGTTATCAGCCTGCACCACTACATCTTGTGAAACTCCGCTAGGGAACTGAATCCTACCTTTAAACGTTCTCATAACGACTCCTTGTATAACTGAGTAAATCACCGTGGGAATATCTGAACCCTAGGTGGAAATTAATTAATAATCGCAAGAACTAACGCCTTACATAACCGAGTAAATCACCGTGGGGATATGTAAACCTTAGTGGAAATTAAATTTATAATCACAAGGACTAATGCCTTACAACAATAAGTATCCGAGATTAGGTTTTTTTAAAAAAATAACCCAAATTATGTTATGCGCATTATCACCTTTATGTTCAATAGGCTGCACATTGACGATTTTATCTCGATAGATTCCAACCTATCGAATAACATTCGCATTTATAAGGTGAATACTAAAACCACAAATATTCATTACAAAAAATTATCATTTATATAAAAAACAATAATTTTATCTAATTAAAAACAATCCCTATACTTGCCTCATTGAAACAAGCAACACATTAATTATTTAACTTCTTGGAGCACATTATGAAAATGAATCACGTAGGTATCATGGTTGGCGATATGGATAAAGCGGTTGAGTTTTACACTAAAGCGCTGGGTCTAAAAACTGTAATGGGTAACACGAAAGTTGAAGAAGAGCGTGAAACTGCAATCGGGAAAATGTGTATTGCTGTTTTTGGTGAAGGCTTTAAAGGCTTTAACATCGCACATTTAGTAACAAGTGACGGCATTGGTGTTGAAATGTTTGAAATGAAAGAACGCCAAGAACGTCACGAAGTTGATTTCTCACGCATCGGTATTTTCCACTTCTGTCTTCAAACAGATGACTTCGACGGTGTTATTGCGCGTACTGAAGAATATGGCGGTAAAGTGCGCATGGACATCCATCGCTACCACCCAGAAGACGATAGCAAGCAAGCACAAATGGTGTATCTAGAAGACCCGTTTGGCAATTTATTTGAGCTTTATTCACACACTTATGAAGAAACTTACGCTTCTGATTACGAGTAGAATACCGCTTAACTGCAGTGCTTCTATAAATTAAGCCTCCTCGTTGGAGGCTTTCTTGATCTTAAAAGAAAATCGTAATTGTTCGCTACGTGAAATCTAGCGAACTAACTCCCACCAATAATTATTCCAGGCGCGTAGCTAACGGCCATCAAACATCCCAATGAGATATTCTATTGCGACAACAGATAAGTATTACCTAGTAATATTTAAAACACGTTCATCGTTATGCGTGTTATCACCTTTATGTTCAATAGGCCGCACAGGGACGATTTAAGCCCTAGTTCTAAAACACGTTTAATAAATATGATTTTTTTCCACAGAAACTAGGTATATACTAGCAATTAATTTAATTGCGAACGCTAACCAAAGGAATTTCAATGAGCAAATTATATAATTTAGGTTACGCACTAGGTAGCATGATAAACAAAGAAAAACCTGCCGAACCAGTACAAGAACAATCAGTTAAACGTACAGCGCAATCATTCACAACAACCAGACGTGTTCAAGTTAAAGCGCATACACGTAATTACCCACAGTCTAAATAATACTGAACCATATTTACTAAACGCCGTTATCTAGCAATCACCTCAGACCTGGGGATTTTTACCTGTTGTCACAACAGATAAATCGATGCGCACTATCACCTTTATTTTCAATACGCCGCATATTGACGATTTCATCTAAAATAAAAATAAACCTGTAGAAACGCTATCTAACATCGATAGAATATATAAATTGGCTAAATAAGATGGTAATAAGATGGACATAATATTTGTAGACGCTGAAAATATAGGCTTAAAAGAATTAGAAAAACTTGAAACGTCTATAATAGACAAGGTATTTGTATTTTCAAAATCAAACTGCATTAAACTCGTTTGCGAGAAAAAACTATATTTATTCTTATCTGATTATCCTTGCGGCTCAAATCAAGCAGATTTTTACATAATAGCTTATCTATCGAGAGTTCTAAGTTCACTTAATCACACAGAGCTAACATCTATTAACTTCAAACTAATAACTAACGATGAAAGTTTAATTTCTGCTTTTGGATTCCAATGTTCACAACTCGGTGGCATTAGTAAAATAATAAAAACGAATGAAAAAATAAAAACAGATGTTAATACTGTTGTACAACTGACACCTGTTCTCGCACCTAAATCAGTAGAAGAAAAAATAATATTTCATCTAAAATCACCAGAGACTCTGAACCCTGAATTTAGAAAAAAGCTAGGTATATCACAGCAAGATTTTTCACGAGCAACTGGTGAATTAATTAGACAAAACAAAATCAAGCGTTCTAAGGGAAGCAAAAAAAAATGGGTTACGCGATAGAAGGATAAGTAAAGTGTTAAGCTACGTGAGATTCAGCGAACTATCTCCCACCAATAATGATTCCAGGCACGTAACTAACGGCCATCAAACATCCTAATAATATTTCCTGTTATGAAAGCAGTATGCAGGGAAATAAACGTTTGAAAAAATACCTGACGATAATTGCAATGCAATTACCGTCAGTAGCCGTTATGAGTAAATCACTACAGACTATTTCATTATTTGGAGATCTTTTGTTAATACATCCGAAGCGCTGTTATACCAAGGAAAGTCATTTGAACTTGATACTCTGATATTTTCTAGAGTCGGAATTAATCCAAAATCACCATTAATATAGCCCGCTGCGATAGCTGGATTCCAGTGAGTACCCGCACTTAAATATTCGATATAGTTATTAATTGACAAAGCATTAACTAAGCGCGATTTATTCATTTTACCAATGAATTGTGCACCATATCCACGGTCAATTTCATCAGCCAAAATATGACTACTTTCAATAGTAACATCTGAAGTAACGCTTTTTTCTAGTGTCCCGATGATCCCGCCAACCGAAACATTACCGCCTAGGTCATAGCTGATGCTTATTTTGTTCTCATCTACGCTTGCTAAGCTTAACGAGGATTCTTTTAACACACCAACAAGGCCACCGACATGCTTGGCTTTATCTGTCGTATCAATTTGAGAGTTATAGCTGCGAATTCCCTCTAACTGACTTTGATCACTTACATAGCCAACAAGCAAGCCTAATCCGTTACTAACAGACTCAGTAATACTGATCGAACTTGCATTGATTTCTATATCGGTGATTAACGAGTCATATGCCACGTTACCGGCAAGCAGACCGACAGCGGTATTCCCCTTATTGCCTGTTATAACCATTGAATCAAGCCCCAAACGGATAACACTACCACCGATGATTCTTGAAAATAATCCCATGTAATTGTCATCATATTGAACTTCTAGGCCAATAACCCTGTAACCATGACCATCAAGTTTACCTTTGAAGTCGATCGCTTTATTTTGTACGTATCCATTACAGTCTACATCCTGAGTAAGCATGTAAGTTTCTGTTGCTCGGTTTGGGATATCAAGTAGCTGTTCGCAAGTATCAATATTCTGAGCCGCAAATGTAACAGGTGCATATAAAGCAATTAACGGGATTAATGAGATCAACATTACTAGTAATTTATTTTTCATGAATTTATCCTTGTTTTGGTTTTGGTTTTGGTTTTGGTTTTACCCTTAATCTGGGTTTCACCATTATGACGATTGAAAAAGAGAGGCAAGTGATCGACACATTAATCAAAGTTATTCTGATCGCTGCTGTAGTTCAGAGTTATCCTGAACGATGATGTAGTTCAGAGTGATACTGAACGATGATGTAGTTCAGAGTGATACTGAACGATGATGTAGTTCAGGGTTATGCTGATCGTTGCTGTAGTTCAGAGTTATTCTGATCGCTGCTGTAATTCAGAGTTATACTGATC is a window of Moritella marina ATCC 15381 DNA encoding:
- a CDS encoding metal-dependent hydrolase; translated protein: MKWINHILIAGSIAAVISPSLVAPAIAGATAPDWMESLLKAIGRPVKHRTTTHVFTHWLIAGIATSFLWDFHGIFAAFCWGGFSHILTDGMTVSGVPFSPYSDRRFHLFGGRFRTGEPVEYAISAVIVMISITLNAMIGDSFAPYFYDWSGLYAEGMIDASEWKANRFRLM
- a CDS encoding SRPBCC family protein encodes the protein MIIEESIKVNSTPEHIFSLYKDVSNWKEWDKEVKASSLIGAFKNGSFGSVTPSKGPKSKIYLSEVEENKTFTAESKLPFCVMYFEHNLTAVDNAVLVTHRVKFKGPLRFIFGYLIGKPIKVGLPVTLKGLKYSAEK
- a CDS encoding MarR family winged helix-turn-helix transcriptional regulator; this translates as MFKVDNPTHSIGLQFWNLYTKWNAEITISLKPLGITHTQFVILAAILWREKTHNISSQSEISALTSIDKMTLSKALIKLVEKKFIVKNKAENDSRIFILTLTEIGAGLTKQAISIVEDIDEKIFGSLGAEKKAIFLSLILELKSFSS
- a CDS encoding VOC family protein, with protein sequence MKMNHVGIMVGDMDKAVEFYTKALGLKTVMGNTKVEEERETAIGKMCIAVFGEGFKGFNIAHLVTSDGIGVEMFEMKERQERHEVDFSRIGIFHFCLQTDDFDGVIARTEEYGGKVRMDIHRYHPEDDSKQAQMVYLEDPFGNLFELYSHTYEETYASDYE